In one window of Ruminococcus albus AD2013 DNA:
- the rplL gene encoding 50S ribosomal protein L7/L12 has protein sequence MASEKIMNFVEEIKTMSVLELKELVDAIQEEFGVTAVVAAAGPAAGGAAAEAEKTEFDVVLASFGDNKMAVIKAVKEITGLGLKEAKALVEEAPKAVKEAAPKAEAEDIKAKLEAAGATVELK, from the coding sequence ATGGCTTCTGAGAAGATTATGAATTTTGTAGAAGAGATCAAGACGATGTCTGTTCTTGAGCTGAAAGAGCTCGTTGACGCTATCCAGGAGGAATTCGGTGTAACTGCAGTTGTAGCAGCAGCAGGCCCCGCAGCAGGCGGCGCAGCAGCTGAGGCTGAGAAGACTGAGTTCGACGTTGTACTCGCTTCATTCGGCGACAACAAGATGGCAGTTATCAAGGCTGTTAAGGAGATCACAGGTCTGGGCCTGAAGGAGGCTAAGGCTCTGGTTGAGGAAGCTCCTAAGGCTGTTAAGGAGGCTGCTCCTAAGGCTGAGGCTGAGGATATCAAGGCTAAGCTGGAAGCTGCAGGCGCAACTGTAGAGCTGAAGTAA
- the spo0A gene encoding sporulation transcription factor Spo0A: protein MNNKIKILIGDDSAQYGVFCAANLRNSGFFVITRQKDGMVIFDAVKNELPDVVIVDAVMPGIDAIELIRRSEKLDKKPLYIVTSAYENSFIENQVMNAGASYFMLKPFDVKVLGERIKAMLDIDTDISSEHRISGVRQSPANLEIIVTDIIHQIGVPAHIKGYHYLREAIICSVNDKEMLESVTKLLYPSVAKKFATTASRVERAIRHAIEIAWDRGDIDTLNSFFGYTINTGKGKPTNSEFIALITDKISLKFRAAVSA from the coding sequence ATGAACAACAAGATCAAGATACTTATAGGTGACGATTCCGCGCAGTACGGGGTTTTCTGTGCCGCAAACCTGAGAAATTCGGGGTTCTTTGTGATAACACGCCAGAAAGACGGCATGGTGATATTCGACGCGGTGAAAAACGAACTGCCCGATGTTGTGATCGTGGACGCGGTAATGCCGGGGATAGATGCTATCGAGCTGATACGCAGGTCGGAAAAGCTGGATAAAAAGCCCCTTTACATAGTGACCAGCGCTTATGAGAACAGCTTCATCGAAAATCAGGTGATGAATGCGGGGGCTTCGTACTTTATGCTGAAGCCCTTTGATGTGAAAGTGCTGGGTGAGCGTATCAAGGCTATGCTGGATATCGACACGGATATATCCTCCGAACACAGGATAAGTGGGGTGCGGCAGAGCCCTGCGAATCTTGAGATAATCGTTACGGACATAATCCATCAGATAGGTGTGCCTGCACATATAAAGGGGTATCACTATCTGCGGGAGGCTATAATATGTTCGGTGAATGACAAGGAGATGCTGGAAAGCGTGACCAAGTTGCTGTATCCTTCTGTTGCCAAGAAATTTGCGACTACTGCTTCCCGCGTGGAAAGGGCTATTCGCCATGCCATAGAGATAGCGTGGGACAGGGGTGATATCGATACGCTGAACAGCTTTTTCGGATATACCATAAATACAGGCAAGGGCAAGCCCACAAACAGCGAGTTCATCGCGCTAATAACGGATAAGATATCCCTGAAATTCAGGGCGGCTGTTTCGGCGTGA
- a CDS encoding GtrA family protein, producing the protein MENTKKKDIFDRIMGWGFLKTFEPFYKKNKEILLYLFFGGLTTIVGLIFFILPSKTMSFEDIKIGSITIDTTTQVANTISWICAVTFAYITNRIWVFENKAHTSKGIAKECLSFYGGRLLTLLIENLLLNLCVESINMNDIVAKVLVSIVTIILNYIISKLFVFKKQK; encoded by the coding sequence ATGGAGAACACAAAAAAGAAAGATATTTTCGACCGCATAATGGGCTGGGGCTTCTTAAAGACCTTTGAACCCTTCTATAAAAAGAACAAGGAGATACTGCTGTATCTGTTTTTCGGCGGACTAACTACGATAGTCGGGCTGATATTTTTCATACTGCCCTCAAAGACCATGAGCTTTGAAGACATCAAGATCGGCAGTATAACCATAGATACTACCACTCAGGTCGCAAATACCATATCCTGGATATGTGCTGTAACATTCGCCTACATAACCAACAGGATATGGGTGTTTGAAAACAAGGCACACACCTCAAAAGGCATAGCAAAGGAATGTCTGTCATTCTACGGCGGCAGACTTCTCACCCTGCTGATAGAGAACCTTCTGCTGAACCTGTGCGTTGAAAGCATAAACATGAATGATATCGTAGCAAAGGTGCTGGTCTCCATCGTTACGATAATCCTCAACTACATCATCAGCAAACTCTTCGTTTTCAAAAAACAGAAATAA
- a CDS encoding zinc ribbon domain-containing protein has translation MAKTIGRKKMTNSGGGVCFMTCIAALLALCSAADDYLPGLLYTQFFSRQVYDMSFNLEDFLYRNSSYISVAVFALVMMFWAFSAAKFKRMGKAFGWANIFMSPVLCIYPALKLYDILGTDFFDKYFKTNYDSDKFVGVAALAKVGFPLIAGLLLILSGIVVLARVGGEDFVAEVPRGGKKEKAQPVSTDNNISVPENNEQESSAFGFGENTQSVQGLTGETKPATYNEAPVNTGTFYQPETPAVDTSDMRPKRPSVKLCPKCGELVGDDELFCSNCGYRM, from the coding sequence ATGGCTAAAACTATTGGCAGGAAAAAAATGACTAACAGCGGCGGCGGAGTATGCTTTATGACTTGTATCGCGGCACTGCTGGCACTTTGCTCTGCGGCAGATGACTATCTTCCGGGATTGCTGTATACTCAGTTCTTCTCGAGACAAGTTTATGATATGTCTTTTAATCTTGAAGATTTTCTTTATAGGAACAGCAGCTATATCTCGGTAGCCGTGTTCGCACTGGTCATGATGTTCTGGGCGTTCTCTGCTGCAAAATTCAAACGCATGGGCAAAGCCTTCGGCTGGGCGAATATATTCATGAGCCCTGTGCTGTGCATCTATCCTGCTTTAAAACTTTACGATATTTTAGGTACTGATTTCTTTGATAAGTATTTCAAGACCAATTATGACAGCGACAAGTTCGTTGGTGTTGCTGCACTGGCAAAGGTAGGCTTCCCTCTCATCGCAGGTCTGCTGCTTATCCTTTCGGGTATTGTGGTACTGGCACGTGTCGGCGGTGAGGATTTTGTGGCAGAAGTTCCACGCGGCGGCAAGAAAGAAAAAGCTCAGCCTGTCAGCACTGATAACAATATATCCGTTCCCGAAAACAACGAACAGGAAAGCAGTGCTTTCGGATTTGGTGAGAATACTCAGTCTGTACAGGGTCTTACAGGCGAGACAAAGCCTGCGACCTACAATGAGGCTCCTGTAAACACCGGGACTTTCTATCAGCCCGAAACTCCCGCAGTCGATACCTCTGATATGAGACCCAAGCGCCCCTCAGTAAAGCTTTGCCCCAAGTGCGGTGAGCTTGTTGGCGATGATGAACTGTTCTGCTCAAACTGCGGATACAGAATGTGA
- the rplJ gene encoding 50S ribosomal protein L10 — protein MPSEKTLLAKQEKVTALTELIKNSAAGVLVSYEGITVEEDTKLRKEMREAGVKYFVEKNTMLRFAFKNAGLDDITNVLEGTTAIAISDDDQTAPARILGKFVEDTKNEKFKLKAGYIGTEVYDEAGVTALSKIPSKDTLLAMLVGSLQGPMQKLAATLQALADKEGGDAA, from the coding sequence ATGCCAAGTGAGAAGACTTTACTTGCTAAGCAGGAAAAGGTCACAGCGCTGACCGAGCTGATCAAGAACTCCGCAGCAGGCGTTCTGGTAAGCTACGAGGGTATCACCGTTGAGGAGGATACCAAGCTCAGAAAGGAAATGAGAGAGGCAGGCGTTAAGTACTTCGTTGAGAAGAACACAATGCTGAGATTTGCATTCAAGAATGCAGGCCTGGACGATATCACAAACGTACTCGAGGGTACTACTGCTATCGCTATTTCCGACGATGATCAGACTGCACCCGCAAGAATCCTCGGCAAGTTCGTTGAGGACACAAAGAACGAGAAGTTCAAGCTGAAAGCAGGTTATATCGGTACTGAGGTATACGACGAAGCAGGTGTTACCGCTCTGTCCAAGATACCTTCCAAGGATACTCTGCTTGCTATGCTGGTCGGCTCCCTCCAGGGTCCGATGCAGAAGCTGGCTGCAACCCTTCAGGCTCTTGCCGACAAGGAAGGCGGCGACGCTGCATAA
- a CDS encoding NPXTG-anchored protein, translated as MKITKILAGMSALAIAAATSIPAFAEKTIVDDTNLDYIEVKEADGVYQYYVDLAKSPYDPATVSAVKFTFSVDDSAGFGGGLMLNSNKSGWDQKDEWSWANPGADNAQIFADGSDGNYTLTFDFGALGEEYWGSPADGENYWAQVVCQLWWGNDVTVTNVEIVGDEKAETPESKAESAAESKAEETSSTAADSSSSNADSASSSKAATTNNNTKNATTTNNASSAAAASDNTNQATGATTGFALAGLALAGAIAVVSKKKN; from the coding sequence ATGAAAATTACTAAGATCCTTGCTGGTATGTCAGCACTGGCAATAGCAGCCGCAACATCTATCCCTGCATTTGCAGAGAAGACCATCGTAGATGACACAAATCTTGACTATATCGAGGTCAAGGAAGCTGACGGTGTATATCAGTACTATGTAGATCTGGCTAAGAGCCCTTATGATCCTGCTACTGTATCCGCAGTTAAGTTCACTTTCTCTGTTGATGATTCTGCAGGTTTCGGCGGTGGACTGATGCTCAACAGCAACAAAAGCGGTTGGGATCAGAAAGATGAATGGAGTTGGGCAAATCCCGGTGCAGATAATGCACAGATATTTGCTGATGGTTCTGACGGCAATTACACCCTGACATTCGATTTCGGTGCACTGGGCGAAGAATACTGGGGCTCACCCGCTGATGGCGAGAATTACTGGGCACAGGTAGTTTGCCAGCTTTGGTGGGGTAACGATGTTACTGTAACCAACGTTGAGATAGTTGGCGATGAGAAGGCTGAGACTCCCGAGAGCAAGGCTGAATCTGCTGCTGAATCCAAGGCTGAAGAGACTTCCAGCACTGCTGCTGATTCTTCTTCCAGCAACGCTGACAGCGCTTCTTCTTCCAAGGCTGCTACAACAAACAACAACACCAAGAACGCTACTACAACAAACAATGCTTCTTCCGCAGCAGCTGCTTCCGATAACACCAACCAGGCAACAGGTGCTACCACAGGTTTCGCACTTGCAGGTCTCGCTCTGGCAGGCGCTATCGCAGTAGTTTCCAAGAAAAAGAACTGA
- a CDS encoding glycosyltransferase family 2 protein, whose amino-acid sequence MNDLISVLIPAYNEEGNVERTAAAVGSTMDKNNIDYEIVFVNDGSADKTWEKMTALAKADSHIVAVNFSRNFGKESAMFAALETAKGDCAVIFDCDMQFPVDTIVEMYRIWEKGGVDIVEGRKKDRGRESFMYKGFSLLFYRLISSTGGLDMQDASDFKLMDRCVIDALNRMPERLTFFRAMSGWVGFRTERVLFEVADREIGQSKWKTSQLIKFAVNNITSFTSAPLQIVTIFGVITFLISVILGVNTLYNKFFGNSEAGFPTVIILQLLTSSIIMFSLGVIGYYIAKIYEEIKQRPRYIIREIVSRREDKDKNG is encoded by the coding sequence GTGAATGATTTGATATCTGTACTGATACCTGCCTACAACGAAGAGGGCAATGTTGAACGCACTGCCGCCGCTGTGGGAAGTACCATGGATAAAAATAATATAGATTATGAGATAGTATTCGTAAACGACGGTTCGGCTGATAAGACATGGGAGAAAATGACAGCTCTCGCAAAGGCTGACAGCCATATCGTCGCTGTGAATTTTTCGCGCAATTTCGGCAAGGAGAGCGCTATGTTTGCGGCACTTGAAACTGCAAAGGGCGACTGCGCCGTTATCTTTGACTGCGATATGCAGTTTCCTGTGGATACCATCGTTGAGATGTACCGCATATGGGAAAAGGGCGGAGTTGATATAGTCGAGGGGCGCAAAAAAGACAGGGGCAGGGAAAGCTTTATGTACAAGGGTTTCTCATTGCTGTTTTACAGGCTGATAAGCAGTACGGGCGGACTGGATATGCAGGACGCTTCCGATTTCAAGCTTATGGACAGGTGCGTTATCGACGCACTCAACCGTATGCCCGAAAGACTTACGTTTTTCAGGGCGATGTCGGGCTGGGTAGGCTTCCGCACCGAAAGGGTGCTGTTTGAAGTCGCTGACCGCGAGATAGGGCAGTCAAAATGGAAGACGAGCCAGCTGATAAAATTCGCGGTTAACAATATAACATCATTTACATCTGCGCCTTTGCAGATAGTTACCATATTCGGCGTGATAACTTTCCTGATATCGGTGATACTGGGCGTGAACACGCTTTACAATAAATTTTTCGGGAATTCCGAGGCAGGCTTCCCGACGGTCATAATCCTTCAGCTGCTGACATCGAGCATAATCATGTTCAGCCTTGGCGTGATAGGTTACTATATCGCCAAGATATACGAAGAGATAAAACAGCGACCGAGGTATATAATAAGGGAAATAGTCAGCCGAAGAGAGGATAAAGATAAGAATGGATAA
- a CDS encoding glycoside hydrolase family 11 protein encodes MKNNFKLRFMAGLAAVMCLAGVMSSCGNSGGNSSSKKTADSSKSESNEKTQDGKVFMENTTGTSDGYSYELWKDKGDTKMTITEGGTFSCEWSNINNALFRRGQKFDCTKTYKDLGNITIKYGVDYQPNGNSYMCVYGWTRDPLVEYYIVETWGSWRPPGAPEALGTVTVDGATYDVYKTTRYEQPSIDGTKTFDQYWSVRQDKPQSDGTKIEGTISVSKHFDAWEQLGLQLGNMYEVALNIEGYQSEGQATIYQNELTIDGNYSADPAPVVTKNGGNDDKPEDPADGAGFFTSDFESDESGWMQRGSSTVAQTTDEASEGNGSLFVSGRTDNWNGAALMLSSEVFKQGGTYSFKTDAMQKSGEDATLKFTMQYTGSDGDHYDQIAQQTAPSGEWVTLEGDYTVPDDATNLILYVESPDSLTDFYIDNASGIGDGSEPIPSTSDKKDDTEYTFSDPVAITNTADISWIDKDKPMVAISFDDGASATKKTDPAYRIIDTMADNGFHATFFYVGNWIKTEEQVKYAHEKGMEIANHTTTHPYLSKLKPAEIRDEYEKCREKLKGIIGEEPSAVLRLPYLDGGGDTTKTLNDVALISCAVDTKDWNNATADNIVDTIKKAKENGSLDGAIVLCHENYEATAEAMEEVVPWLKEEGWQVVTVSELFAANSKELIGGKVYTKLS; translated from the coding sequence ATGAAAAACAATTTCAAGTTAAGGTTCATGGCGGGACTTGCGGCAGTAATGTGTCTTGCGGGCGTTATGAGCAGCTGCGGCAATTCGGGAGGAAACAGCTCCTCAAAGAAAACTGCTGACAGCTCCAAGTCCGAAAGTAACGAAAAGACACAGGACGGTAAGGTATTCATGGAGAATACCACAGGCACTTCCGACGGCTACAGCTATGAACTCTGGAAAGACAAGGGCGATACCAAAATGACCATCACCGAGGGCGGCACATTCTCATGCGAGTGGTCAAACATCAACAACGCCCTGTTCCGCAGAGGACAGAAGTTCGACTGCACCAAGACCTACAAGGATCTGGGAAACATCACTATTAAATATGGTGTTGACTATCAGCCCAACGGCAATTCCTATATGTGCGTTTACGGCTGGACAAGAGATCCGCTGGTGGAGTATTATATCGTAGAAACATGGGGTTCCTGGAGACCGCCCGGAGCACCCGAGGCACTGGGTACAGTCACCGTTGACGGCGCGACCTATGATGTATACAAGACCACCAGATACGAACAGCCCTCCATCGACGGCACCAAGACCTTCGACCAGTACTGGAGCGTAAGACAGGATAAGCCACAGAGCGACGGCACAAAGATCGAGGGTACTATATCCGTATCCAAGCACTTCGATGCCTGGGAACAGCTGGGTCTGCAGCTTGGCAATATGTACGAAGTTGCCCTGAATATCGAAGGCTATCAGTCCGAGGGTCAGGCGACCATCTATCAGAACGAACTGACCATAGACGGCAATTACTCAGCTGACCCCGCACCCGTAGTCACCAAGAACGGCGGAAACGACGATAAGCCCGAAGATCCCGCAGACGGCGCAGGTTTCTTCACCAGTGATTTTGAATCCGATGAAAGCGGCTGGATGCAGAGAGGTTCTTCAACAGTGGCACAGACCACCGATGAAGCTTCCGAGGGCAATGGTTCACTGTTTGTAAGCGGAAGGACCGATAACTGGAACGGCGCGGCTTTAATGCTGAGCAGTGAAGTATTCAAACAGGGCGGCACCTACTCTTTCAAGACCGATGCTATGCAGAAAAGCGGCGAGGACGCTACTCTGAAATTCACAATGCAGTACACAGGCAGTGACGGCGACCACTATGACCAGATAGCCCAGCAGACCGCTCCCAGCGGCGAATGGGTGACTCTGGAGGGCGATTACACTGTACCCGACGATGCAACGAACCTCATTCTTTACGTTGAATCTCCCGACAGCCTTACAGATTTCTATATCGACAATGCTTCGGGCATAGGCGACGGCAGTGAGCCCATCCCATCAACATCGGATAAAAAAGACGATACCGAGTACACATTCAGCGACCCCGTTGCTATAACAAATACAGCGGATATCTCCTGGATAGACAAGGACAAGCCCATGGTGGCAATATCCTTTGATGACGGCGCCAGCGCCACCAAAAAGACCGACCCCGCATACCGTATAATCGATACTATGGCGGATAACGGTTTCCACGCTACATTCTTCTATGTGGGCAACTGGATAAAGACTGAAGAACAGGTTAAGTACGCACATGAAAAGGGCATGGAGATAGCAAACCACACCACGACCCACCCCTATCTCTCCAAGCTGAAGCCCGCAGAGATACGCGACGAATATGAAAAGTGCCGCGAAAAACTCAAGGGCATTATCGGCGAAGAACCCTCAGCTGTGCTGAGACTGCCTTACCTCGACGGCGGCGGAGATACCACAAAGACTCTCAACGATGTGGCACTGATATCCTGCGCAGTTGATACCAAGGACTGGAACAATGCTACCGCCGACAATATAGTTGATACTATAAAAAAGGCAAAAGAAAACGGTTCTCTTGATGGCGCGATAGTTCTCTGCCATGAGAATTACGAAGCCACCGCAGAGGCTATGGAAGAAGTCGTTCCGTGGCTGAAAGAAGAGGGCTGGCAGGTAGTTACCGTATCCGAGCTTTTTGCCGCTAACAGCAAAGAACTCATCGGCGGAAAGGTATACACAAAGCTTTCGTGA
- a CDS encoding ABC transporter ATP-binding protein, translating to MNKILEVKDLCKSYEVNKRKTTVLNGLNLTINEGEMVAVMGPSGSGKSTLLYTVSGMDKMSAGSVKFCGKDMAGLSEGELAEMRLDDMGFIFQQMYMMKNLSVLDNIILPAIKSKRTNEPRKETVKRGQELMRKLGIIDTADNDINEVSGGQLQRACICRSMINSPKMIFADEPTGALNRTSSEEVMEELTKLNNEGTTVMLVTHDAKVAAKCSRVLYIVDGNIKGEFDPDRKASVQEREKSLNSWLIDMGW from the coding sequence ATGAATAAGATACTTGAAGTAAAAGACCTCTGCAAAAGCTACGAGGTAAACAAGAGAAAGACCACCGTACTGAACGGGCTTAACCTCACGATAAACGAGGGGGAGATGGTGGCGGTGATGGGACCATCGGGTTCGGGAAAATCCACACTGCTGTATACGGTATCGGGCATGGACAAGATGAGCGCAGGTTCGGTGAAATTCTGCGGAAAGGACATGGCAGGTCTCAGTGAGGGGGAGCTTGCGGAGATGCGGCTGGACGATATGGGATTCATCTTTCAGCAGATGTACATGATGAAGAATCTCTCGGTGCTGGATAATATCATACTTCCTGCGATAAAGTCAAAGAGGACCAATGAGCCGAGAAAGGAGACCGTAAAACGCGGTCAGGAGCTTATGCGCAAGCTGGGCATAATCGATACGGCGGATAACGATATCAACGAGGTATCGGGCGGTCAGCTGCAAAGAGCCTGCATATGCCGCAGTATGATAAACTCACCTAAGATGATATTTGCCGATGAGCCCACAGGTGCCCTCAACCGCACATCTTCGGAAGAGGTCATGGAGGAGCTGACAAAGCTCAACAATGAGGGCACTACTGTTATGCTGGTGACCCACGATGCAAAGGTAGCCGCAAAGTGCAGCCGCGTGCTGTACATAGTTGACGGAAACATCAAGGGCGAATTTGACCCCGACAGAAAAGCTTCGGTGCAGGAACGTGAAAAGTCACTTAATTCGTGGCTTATCGATATGGGCTGGTAA
- a CDS encoding YfhO family protein, with amino-acid sequence MRRFVEGIGGFCIDRRLYFAVFFLAAAIMYGSYVFFRIHPIGDSSVLVLDLNGQYVYYYEHYREAFWGRESWIYNWSRNLSGEMFGIFAYYLASPFMIIIALLPRHMMLTAILIMQLAKVGSSAVTCCFFLKKTAKHPPKAVSLVLFPLMYALMAFMVVQLMDPMWLDGLIYLPLICWGVRRLVYEGRLLPYIIPLALMFIAHFYIGYMVGIFTFFYFCYVCLSDPERALPKKFILRCLAFGAGTVVALMCSAWVLIPVYNSLKLGKFEFTDPDFSLATQFDFLTFITKLFPMTYDTVYPEGMPMIYCGTAVLLLVPLYFMNEKINVKEKTADAVLTVILTVLMYIKPWDMAMHGFQVPNWLPFRYSFIFSFMLVCMAFKAFENLEGVTAKNIGGVFFGLMVFLFWCERENYSHFKLFVTRKNANGDPYNIIQGIWVSMIALTVYFVLLYLIRKYPRSRGVAFSLTLVLTAELFAVNIDTIKKIDIDVSYSKYSSYEPYMSDLRKAVDTIEEYDPEPFYRMEATFHRTVNDAIGTGYKSLSHSSSTMNAPALLMLHRLGFAYGGHYTKYDGATPMTDAIFDIKYIMDKKGNDMYVSSRYKVPPEYQIKTEISIDHEKVVDGEKKIVPTTFKFYKNPNTLGLGVAAKGDISEVELGDDDPFENQNILFNALAGKEYNFFKPVDIINSDNENVRTINTTDGHIKYYPMDENNKECHVDYVVRMDKDSDLYMYLPTKYERSCNIWYQPEDDYVDDAYNMEYVGQFFVGDNYSIMKIGRFLKDQEIRVRITIANDENEAYWRDKLFYSFDYDGFAKAVEEMQDSVFEVTEFADTELTGKVNAEKDGQMLFTTIPYENGWTIEVNGKPTKPQKAVDDSLIAIPLEKGENTVKMKFSPNYWRLSLVISIFGVILLAVVALADIKNGKYLRKLFEHSAKKEPEEEPLPEPKYSGALVPEPMMIEIADNDNPPAPKTENTVDKTAQMGYDNSIVKNSDEGDGNDG; translated from the coding sequence TTGAGAAGATTTGTGGAGGGCATAGGCGGATTCTGCATCGACAGAAGACTGTACTTTGCGGTGTTTTTTCTTGCCGCTGCGATAATGTACGGCTCCTATGTATTTTTCAGGATACACCCCATAGGCGACAGCTCCGTGCTGGTGCTTGACCTGAACGGACAGTACGTCTATTATTATGAGCATTACCGCGAAGCATTCTGGGGGCGGGAAAGCTGGATATACAACTGGTCGCGAAATCTCAGCGGTGAGATGTTCGGCATATTTGCCTACTATCTGGCGAGCCCTTTTATGATAATAATAGCGCTTCTGCCGCGGCATATGATGCTGACTGCGATACTGATAATGCAGCTGGCAAAGGTTGGCTCATCTGCGGTGACCTGCTGCTTTTTCCTTAAAAAGACAGCAAAGCACCCGCCGAAGGCAGTTTCGCTGGTATTATTCCCGTTGATGTACGCACTTATGGCATTCATGGTGGTTCAGCTGATGGACCCCATGTGGCTGGACGGTCTTATCTATCTGCCGCTGATATGCTGGGGCGTGCGCAGGCTGGTGTATGAGGGCAGGCTACTGCCTTATATAATACCTCTGGCACTGATGTTCATAGCACATTTCTATATCGGGTATATGGTGGGAATATTCACGTTCTTCTATTTCTGCTATGTATGCCTTTCAGACCCCGAAAGAGCTCTGCCAAAGAAGTTCATACTGAGATGTCTGGCTTTCGGTGCGGGTACGGTCGTGGCGCTGATGTGCTCTGCATGGGTGCTGATACCTGTATACAATTCGCTGAAGCTTGGCAAATTCGAGTTCACCGACCCTGATTTCTCACTGGCGACACAGTTTGATTTTCTCACATTCATCACCAAGCTTTTCCCCATGACCTACGATACGGTCTACCCCGAGGGTATGCCCATGATATACTGTGGTACAGCTGTACTTCTGCTGGTGCCCCTGTATTTCATGAACGAGAAGATCAACGTAAAGGAAAAGACTGCCGATGCCGTACTCACGGTGATACTCACGGTGCTTATGTATATAAAGCCCTGGGATATGGCTATGCACGGTTTTCAGGTGCCTAACTGGCTGCCTTTCAGGTACTCTTTCATATTCTCATTCATGCTGGTGTGCATGGCTTTCAAGGCGTTTGAAAACCTTGAGGGCGTGACCGCGAAAAATATCGGCGGAGTATTCTTCGGGCTGATGGTATTCCTTTTCTGGTGCGAAAGGGAGAACTATTCCCACTTCAAGCTGTTCGTCACCCGAAAGAATGCTAACGGAGATCCATACAATATCATACAGGGCATATGGGTCAGCATGATAGCGCTTACCGTTTATTTCGTGCTGCTGTATCTTATACGGAAATATCCTCGTTCAAGGGGAGTGGCTTTCTCTCTGACCCTTGTGCTTACGGCTGAACTTTTTGCCGTGAATATCGACACTATCAAGAAGATAGATATCGATGTTTCATACTCCAAATACAGTTCCTACGAACCTTATATGTCCGACCTGAGAAAGGCTGTGGATACGATAGAGGAGTACGACCCCGAGCCTTTCTACCGTATGGAAGCTACTTTCCACCGCACTGTAAATGATGCGATAGGTACGGGCTATAAGAGCCTTTCACATTCAAGCTCGACCATGAACGCCCCTGCACTGCTGATGCTTCACAGGCTGGGATTTGCCTACGGCGGACATTACACCAAATATGACGGCGCTACCCCCATGACCGATGCTATATTCGATATAAAGTATATAATGGACAAAAAGGGTAATGATATGTATGTCAGCAGCAGGTACAAGGTGCCGCCTGAGTATCAGATAAAAACCGAGATAAGCATTGACCATGAGAAAGTTGTGGACGGTGAGAAAAAGATCGTCCCGACGACTTTCAAGTTCTATAAAAACCCGAATACACTTGGTCTTGGCGTAGCTGCAAAGGGCGATATTTCCGAGGTCGAGCTGGGTGACGATGATCCTTTTGAAAATCAGAATATTCTGTTCAATGCACTGGCGGGCAAGGAATATAACTTCTTCAAGCCTGTGGATATCATCAACAGCGACAACGAGAACGTCCGGACCATAAATACTACCGACGGGCATATAAAGTATTACCCGATGGATGAGAACAACAAGGAATGCCATGTTGATTACGTGGTACGCATGGATAAGGACAGCGACCTTTATATGTACCTGCCAACGAAATACGAGCGCAGCTGCAATATCTGGTATCAGCCCGAGGACGACTACGTTGACGATGCTTACAATATGGAATATGTTGGTCAGTTCTTCGTGGGGGATAATTATTCCATCATGAAGATAGGCAGATTCCTGAAAGATCAGGAGATACGTGTCCGCATAACCATTGCAAATGATGAAAACGAGGCTTACTGGCGTGACAAGCTGTTCTACAGTTTCGACTATGACGGATTTGCAAAGGCTGTTGAAGAAATGCAGGACAGCGTGTTTGAAGTGACCGAGTTTGCGGATACCGAGCTTACAGGCAAAGTTAATGCGGAAAAGGACGGTCAGATGCTGTTTACAACTATCCCCTATGAAAACGGCTGGACGATAGAGGTAAACGGCAAGCCGACAAAACCTCAGAAGGCAGTTGACGACAGCCTTATCGCCATACCCCTTGAAAAGGGCGAAAATACGGTAAAGATGAAGTTTTCGCCGAACTACTGGCGGCTATCATTGGTGATATCGATATTCGGTGTGATACTGCTTGCTGTGGTAGCCCTTGCGGATATCAAGAACGGCAAGTATCTGCGTAAGCTGTTTGAACATTCGGCTAAAAAAGAACCCGAGGAAGAACCTCTGCCCGAACCGAAATACAGCGGTGCGCTGGTGCCCGAACCGATGATGATAGAAATAGCCGATAACGACAACCCTCCTGCCCCCAAGACAGAAAATACTGTTGACAAAACGGCGCAAATGGGTTATGATAATAGTATTGTGAAAAATTCTGATGAAGGTGATGGTAACGATGGCTAA